A genomic stretch from Prochlorococcus marinus str. MIT 9312 includes:
- a CDS encoding trypsin-like peptidase domain-containing protein — protein sequence MKLYRHKKLLFSSAITIGIICPSNIISGPLTNPRFNENNTYSHKSFITKAVEKTGSSVVTIDTQRYIKKRKFPKNSQLFIDPYFERFFGLDLPNDNQPRIEQNQGSGFIFADGLVMTNAHVVNESDKVIVGLTNGEKLKAKLIGQDFFTDLAVLKIEGKGPWPKAKLGDSAKIKVGDWAIAVGNPFGLENTVTLGIISNIKRNVTQLGIYDKKLELIQTDAAINPGNSGGPLLNSNGEVIGINTLIRSGPGAGLSFAIPINKAKEIAYQLINNGKVIHPMIGISLIDDSNSETNNSSVKVGYVVPNSPAEKSGIKVNDIIIKVGNKNIQKVSDVINQITKNGINKQIKILLKRRNKFIMLKVIPTDITNLQNN from the coding sequence TTGAAACTTTACAGACACAAGAAGTTATTATTCTCCTCAGCAATCACAATTGGTATTATATGTCCTTCAAATATAATATCTGGACCATTAACTAATCCAAGATTTAATGAAAATAATACGTATTCACACAAATCATTCATAACTAAAGCTGTAGAAAAAACTGGTTCTTCTGTTGTGACAATTGATACTCAAAGATATATTAAAAAAAGAAAGTTTCCAAAAAATTCTCAACTATTTATAGACCCATATTTTGAAAGATTTTTTGGATTAGACTTACCTAACGATAATCAGCCAAGGATAGAGCAAAACCAAGGAAGTGGGTTTATATTCGCAGACGGACTTGTAATGACTAATGCTCATGTTGTAAATGAATCGGATAAGGTAATTGTTGGTTTAACCAATGGGGAAAAATTAAAAGCAAAACTCATAGGGCAAGACTTTTTTACTGATTTAGCTGTGCTCAAGATTGAAGGGAAAGGGCCTTGGCCAAAAGCAAAGTTGGGCGATTCAGCAAAAATTAAAGTTGGTGATTGGGCAATCGCAGTAGGAAATCCATTCGGACTGGAAAACACAGTTACACTTGGTATTATCAGCAATATAAAAAGAAACGTCACTCAACTAGGAATATACGATAAAAAACTTGAGTTAATTCAAACTGATGCTGCTATCAATCCCGGAAATTCAGGAGGTCCACTACTGAATAGTAATGGAGAAGTAATTGGTATTAATACCTTGATCAGATCAGGTCCAGGAGCAGGTTTAAGTTTCGCAATCCCAATTAATAAAGCCAAGGAAATTGCATATCAGCTAATAAATAATGGAAAAGTAATACATCCTATGATTGGTATAAGCCTAATAGATGACAGTAATTCTGAAACAAATAATAGTTCCGTAAAAGTTGGTTATGTAGTACCAAATAGTCCAGCTGAAAAGAGTGGAATCAAAGTAAATGACATAATCATAAAAGTGGGTAATAAAAATATTCAGAAAGTTTCAGATGTTATTAACCAAATAACTAAAAATGGTATTAATAAACAAATAAAAATATTATTGAAACGTAGAAATAAATTTATTATGTTAAAAGTAATACCAACTGATATTACTAATCTACAAAATAACTAA